From the genome of Muricauda sp. SCSIO 64092, one region includes:
- a CDS encoding carbohydrate-binding protein: MKNLIYINVRRVLFLSLGITVFYSCERDLSEDVQFATFPINGDIFTDDPVGLTDQFFDSFDPATGANPEGFDRDDEVAFEGSASIRIDVPAPDDPDGGFIGGIFLDRGDGRDLTGFDALTFYARGSTTATIGEVGFGTDFGENKFAVTANNIRLSTDWRKIIIPIPDPSKLVQERGMFFFSAGTQSTNGFGFTFWIDELRFERLGTIGQSRPSILGGNDGRFPTTVGGSLTIDQLQQTFNLGSGINQTVIPAPSYFDFKSSDPNVAFVNELGEVTVINTGTTEITASIAGVLAAGRISVESSETAQIISIFSDLFADVPVDNFNGFFENQTTQGGVFDENGNDIIKYTNLNFVSINFFSEENRIDASEMTTLNLQIRVDETIDTGDFIRLELNNFLNGVESGSSFTIPSTELIANEFVDFAIPLSEFQGLTDRSGLGLLFFVTEGTISNISVDNIFFSAE; the protein is encoded by the coding sequence ATGAAAAATCTAATATATATCAATGTAAGACGTGTTCTTTTTCTGAGTTTGGGCATCACTGTTTTTTACAGTTGTGAAAGAGACCTTTCAGAAGACGTACAATTTGCTACATTTCCCATCAATGGTGACATATTTACGGATGACCCGGTAGGTCTTACCGATCAGTTTTTTGATTCTTTTGATCCTGCAACGGGAGCAAACCCGGAAGGTTTTGATAGAGATGATGAGGTCGCTTTTGAAGGGTCAGCGTCCATTCGAATCGATGTCCCCGCGCCGGATGACCCGGATGGGGGTTTTATTGGTGGTATTTTCCTTGATCGCGGTGACGGTAGGGATTTGACCGGTTTTGATGCCCTGACCTTCTATGCCAGAGGCTCTACAACGGCTACTATTGGGGAAGTTGGTTTTGGAACCGATTTTGGGGAAAACAAATTTGCGGTTACCGCTAACAATATTCGACTATCGACGGATTGGCGAAAAATCATCATTCCTATTCCAGATCCTTCAAAATTGGTACAGGAAAGGGGCATGTTTTTCTTTTCGGCCGGTACCCAAAGTACCAATGGTTTTGGGTTTACCTTCTGGATCGATGAGTTGCGGTTTGAACGTTTGGGGACAATAGGGCAATCCAGACCTTCCATCTTGGGAGGCAATGATGGCCGTTTTCCAACAACGGTGGGCGGAAGTCTTACCATTGACCAATTGCAGCAGACGTTTAATTTGGGGTCCGGTATCAATCAAACCGTAATTCCCGCGCCTTCTTATTTTGATTTCAAAAGTTCCGATCCAAATGTGGCGTTTGTCAACGAACTGGGAGAGGTTACTGTGATCAATACCGGTACAACAGAGATCACCGCTTCTATTGCTGGGGTCCTGGCAGCGGGCAGGATATCGGTGGAATCATCGGAAACCGCACAAATAATTTCCATTTTTAGTGATTTGTTTGCCGACGTTCCCGTAGATAATTTCAATGGCTTTTTTGAGAATCAGACAACACAAGGTGGAGTGTTTGATGAGAATGGTAATGACATCATAAAATATACTAACCTCAATTTTGTGAGTATCAATTTCTTTAGCGAGGAAAATAGGATTGATGCCTCCGAAATGACAACCCTTAATTTACAGATCAGGGTTGATGAAACCATTGATACAGGTGATTTCATTAGGTTGGAACTCAATAATTTCCTTAACGGTGTTGAATCGGGATCATCTTTTACCATCCCGTCAACCGAACTGATTGCCAATGAATTTGTAGACTTTGCCATTCCACTTTCGGAGTTTCAAGGGTTAACGGACAGATCGGGACTGGGATTGTTATTCTTTGTCACCGAGGGTACCATATCCAATATTTCGGTGGATAACATCTTTTTCTCTGCCGAATAA
- a CDS encoding glycoside hydrolase family 2 TIM barrel-domain containing protein yields MDTIQKKLLKLTFLLFTTIAFTQTDKVMVVDEGGGPKLVVNGKDFMINGMNWDYIPIGTNTVNAAFWKKSDDIIKAGLDTEMSLLKNMGVNVIRQYTGVPAKWIRYIYENYGIYTMLNHSFGRYGLTLNGVWTPVTIYDDPTTVDFLMSEMEQLVRDYKNTPGLLMYLLGNENNYGLFWAGAETEDFPDDEGRIQFIGESRGRPMYRLMNEAAKMMKELDASHPVAICNGDVLFIDIVAEECKDVDIYGTNTYRGLSFGDMFQVVKDKLNKPIMFTEFGADAYNAMENKEDQFSQAYYMVGNWKEIYENAAGLGKVGNSIGGFTFQFSDGWWKFGFDDRKNADVHDNNASWSNGGYARDLAAPGANNMNEEWFGICAKGATNPRGLYELYPRAAYYALKEAHQLDPYGQGVNLDFVQNHFNNIQLMDAVLKARGDKAALSGEDSKMLRISNLQAKLATFSTGGSLITTPDNPDPNNPNTFPNQLGFDHMQSYFVGVEGNPASNMRAEVNVNVVGNVAQNPINELFYENNSRPIDVSTDRGDVIVSDVNRVRIYQAEFEWNAKEFDLRGFYRTGHYHWGYEGDFFGFYPEANYGPNLDIYNGEILGAELDGKGPLKGLKVALGPQLWWGSNPTMLFKYQRHIGKFDVTGIYHRDFETNIVFDDTGRRVLDINQLRSGVVPPWPTERASIAIEREFGKFGVMVGGIWAGSPLNGTSFQDVRGTPGNYVVFEDRIQSSDNWGGKAKITYEGGKFNWYGQASAMGLIANGGADQTLTFTGWKLRDTGSGNVTSVFSGFTFAAGNFQIAPNFMWQKPLVEAIPQDVQAPGRLRNIIDDPFAVRWNRETTAGEILFTYDPTPGTWMYEWDNDRAEDAEFAMNLGFVYRRLPTTMDAHIGFLADRTIFSFPNSAPAEDLWEVHSRMVSKIGPDFGMVGNFYYGNGQGNGDSDRLIKRFGGDVRILYKNFKLHYEQKINDWGPYDYHRDFNLTFPVQLMLDLSTTLGKPDWFILPSTQIGIRGIWRSLDEFSPRYAPTAVPPNTFQREPILSPVGFDNGNEWEIMTYIHINIGK; encoded by the coding sequence ATGGATACGATTCAGAAAAAATTACTCAAACTGACTTTTCTCTTATTCACAACGATTGCCTTTACACAGACCGATAAGGTAATGGTTGTGGATGAAGGAGGAGGTCCAAAGTTGGTGGTCAATGGGAAGGATTTTATGATCAATGGGATGAACTGGGATTACATACCCATTGGAACTAACACTGTGAACGCCGCTTTTTGGAAAAAATCCGATGATATCATTAAAGCGGGATTGGATACGGAAATGTCCCTTTTGAAAAACATGGGGGTAAATGTCATTCGTCAATATACCGGAGTACCTGCCAAATGGATTCGGTACATCTATGAGAATTATGGGATTTACACCATGCTGAACCATTCTTTTGGACGTTACGGCCTAACCCTGAATGGTGTCTGGACTCCTGTGACCATTTATGATGACCCAACAACCGTAGATTTTTTGATGTCCGAAATGGAACAATTGGTCAGGGATTATAAGAATACACCAGGGCTCCTCATGTATTTACTGGGGAATGAGAACAATTATGGTCTATTCTGGGCGGGAGCCGAAACCGAAGATTTCCCGGATGATGAGGGCAGAATACAGTTTATAGGGGAAAGCAGGGGAAGGCCCATGTACAGGTTAATGAATGAGGCCGCCAAAATGATGAAAGAACTGGATGCATCACATCCTGTAGCGATTTGCAACGGAGATGTACTGTTCATAGATATTGTAGCTGAGGAGTGTAAAGACGTGGACATCTACGGAACCAATACCTACAGAGGTCTTTCCTTTGGTGATATGTTCCAAGTGGTCAAAGATAAATTGAACAAACCCATAATGTTTACTGAATTTGGTGCGGATGCCTACAATGCCATGGAAAACAAGGAAGATCAGTTCTCCCAGGCCTATTATATGGTGGGCAATTGGAAAGAGATTTATGAGAATGCCGCCGGACTTGGAAAAGTAGGAAATTCCATTGGTGGTTTTACCTTTCAATTCAGTGATGGTTGGTGGAAATTTGGTTTTGATGATAGAAAAAATGCTGATGTTCATGATAACAATGCCTCGTGGTCCAATGGAGGATATGCCAGGGATTTGGCCGCCCCAGGTGCCAATAACATGAACGAGGAATGGTTTGGTATCTGTGCCAAAGGTGCCACAAACCCCAGGGGGCTTTATGAACTATACCCCAGGGCCGCTTATTATGCATTGAAAGAGGCACATCAATTGGATCCCTATGGGCAGGGCGTGAATCTGGACTTTGTACAGAACCATTTTAACAATATTCAATTAATGGATGCCGTACTCAAGGCACGCGGGGATAAAGCTGCACTTAGCGGTGAGGATAGTAAGATGCTCCGTATCAGTAACCTTCAGGCAAAGCTTGCCACTTTTAGCACCGGGGGCAGTCTTATCACCACTCCGGACAATCCCGATCCGAACAATCCCAATACGTTTCCCAACCAATTGGGATTTGACCATATGCAATCCTATTTTGTTGGTGTGGAAGGCAACCCAGCTTCCAATATGCGGGCCGAGGTAAACGTAAACGTCGTTGGAAATGTTGCCCAAAACCCCATCAACGAGCTTTTTTATGAGAACAATTCACGTCCCATTGATGTCAGCACCGATCGTGGGGATGTTATTGTTTCGGACGTCAATAGGGTTCGGATCTATCAAGCGGAATTTGAGTGGAACGCCAAAGAATTCGATTTAAGGGGATTCTATAGAACAGGACATTATCATTGGGGGTATGAAGGCGATTTTTTTGGCTTCTATCCTGAAGCCAACTATGGCCCCAACCTGGATATCTACAACGGGGAAATCCTGGGTGCAGAACTGGATGGTAAGGGGCCGTTAAAAGGCCTAAAGGTTGCTTTGGGTCCCCAACTTTGGTGGGGTTCAAATCCAACCATGCTCTTTAAGTACCAAAGGCACATCGGAAAATTTGATGTCACCGGTATTTACCATAGGGACTTTGAAACAAATATCGTATTTGATGACACTGGACGCCGGGTTTTGGATATAAACCAATTGCGAAGTGGTGTCGTACCGCCCTGGCCAACAGAAAGGGCCTCTATTGCCATAGAACGGGAATTTGGAAAATTTGGAGTCATGGTAGGAGGAATTTGGGCAGGAAGCCCCTTGAATGGCACATCCTTTCAAGACGTTAGGGGTACACCAGGAAACTATGTGGTCTTTGAAGATAGGATCCAGTCCAGCGATAATTGGGGGGGTAAAGCGAAAATCACCTATGAAGGCGGTAAGTTCAATTGGTACGGCCAAGCTTCGGCAATGGGATTGATTGCCAATGGTGGCGCGGACCAAACACTCACCTTTACCGGTTGGAAATTGAGGGATACCGGAAGTGGTAACGTAACTAGTGTATTTTCTGGATTTACGTTCGCTGCAGGAAATTTCCAGATTGCTCCCAACTTTATGTGGCAAAAACCATTGGTAGAGGCCATCCCTCAAGATGTACAGGCGCCAGGTCGACTAAGAAACATTATTGACGATCCTTTTGCGGTGCGTTGGAATCGAGAAACCACTGCAGGTGAAATACTGTTTACCTATGACCCTACTCCAGGTACATGGATGTACGAATGGGACAATGATCGTGCAGAAGATGCCGAGTTTGCCATGAACTTGGGTTTTGTATATCGTCGTCTGCCAACCACCATGGATGCACATATAGGATTTTTAGCCGACCGGACCATTTTTTCCTTCCCAAATTCGGCACCGGCCGAAGACCTTTGGGAAGTACATTCCAGAATGGTATCCAAAATTGGCCCTGATTTCGGTATGGTCGGTAATTTTTATTATGGAAACGGACAGGGAAATGGGGATTCAGATCGGTTGATCAAACGGTTTGGAGGTGATGTTCGCATCCTCTATAAAAACTTCAAATTGCATTACGAACAAAAAATTAACGATTGGGGACCTTATGATTACCATCGCGATTTTAACTTAACGTTCCCCGTGCAATTGATGTTGGACCTCTCCACTACCCTGGGCAAACCGGACTGGTTTATTCTACCAAGTACACAGATAGGGATACGGGGCATATGGCGATCCTTGGATGAATTCTCACCACGGTATGCGCCAACCGCCGTTCCACCTAACACATTTCAGCGAGAGCCCATTCTAAGTCCTGTAGGATTTGATAATGGTAATGAATGGGAAATCATGACATACATACACATCAATATTGGGAAATAA
- a CDS encoding family 16 glycosylhydrolase yields the protein MRSTLGCRILSLSIFLLVLGCENDDAQTVARLTTLVWEDNFDVDGAPDPTRWRFDLGDGTAQGIPGWGNDELQYYTDRPENVTVQNGFLLITARQEDFNGAEFTSARLTTQGLFERAYGRFEARIRVPFGQGYWPAFWLLGNNCDENPWPACGEIDIMENVGDEPTIVFGSVHGPGYSGGDSIGKDYELTDDRFDTGFHVFGIEWSPEFINYYVDGDLYQSITPEDIDEETDGEGQWIFDRPFYIILNVAVGGNLPGSPNSETVFPQTMLVDYVRVYEQ from the coding sequence ATGAGATCAACACTGGGTTGCAGGATACTTAGCTTAAGCATATTCCTTCTGGTTTTGGGATGCGAAAATGATGATGCCCAGACCGTAGCTAGGCTCACAACTTTAGTATGGGAGGATAACTTTGATGTAGACGGTGCTCCAGATCCGACTCGTTGGAGGTTTGACCTCGGCGATGGAACCGCACAAGGTATCCCAGGCTGGGGAAACGATGAATTGCAGTACTACACGGATAGACCGGAAAATGTTACGGTCCAAAACGGGTTTTTATTGATCACTGCAAGACAGGAGGATTTCAATGGGGCCGAGTTTACCTCTGCAAGGCTTACCACCCAAGGATTGTTTGAACGGGCCTATGGACGTTTTGAAGCACGTATCCGGGTACCTTTTGGACAAGGTTATTGGCCTGCATTTTGGTTATTGGGAAATAATTGCGATGAAAACCCTTGGCCTGCCTGTGGGGAGATTGACATCATGGAAAATGTAGGCGATGAACCGACCATTGTTTTTGGTAGTGTCCATGGCCCTGGTTATTCAGGTGGGGATTCCATTGGTAAGGACTATGAATTGACCGACGATCGTTTTGATACGGGATTCCACGTCTTTGGAATTGAGTGGTCACCGGAATTTATCAATTATTATGTGGATGGCGATCTGTACCAAAGTATTACACCGGAAGACATAGACGAAGAAACGGATGGTGAAGGCCAATGGATTTTTGACCGTCCTTTTTATATCATCCTTAACGTGGCCGTCGGCGGTAATTTACCCGGCTCCCCAAACAGCGAAACAGTTTTTCCCCAAACCATGCTCGTAGACTACGTACGTGTATATGAACAGTAA